The nucleotide sequence CACCGAGTGACCCTCCAATTCCCGGCTAACCCCGGGAATTTTTTATCTACCCAGTGCGTTCTGAATTTCCTGCTGGATATCAAACGGGTTAGGCACATCCTTGATGGCAATGCTGGATTCCGCATCGCCTGTATTTACCGTGACGGTGCCAAAGTTAAAGATTGTCTGGGACAAGCCAGAGACCTGATGAGAAACCTGCATGATGGCGCCCAACGGGCATTCGTAAAACTCACGCTTGAGAAGGCCTTTTTGATGAAAAAAACCTACGCGCTCCGAGGTA is from Verrucomicrobiia bacterium and encodes:
- a CDS encoding PH domain-containing protein; this encodes MAFFNRGIVLSVLIMAGPILAILKLTLSLYTWRNTLVVITSERVGFFHQKGLLKREFYECPLGAIMQVSHQVSGLSQTIFNFGTVTVNTGDAESSIAIKDVPNPFDIQQEIQNALGR